ATTTTACTGTGATCTGTAAGCTGATATCCCAGATCATCCAGGTTGCTGCGCCCTTCAATATCGGGCCAATAATCCTTACGGACCGCGAAATGCCACTTTTCTGTCAGGGTCTCCAAATCCAGGTGCAGAGTATGTTCGATGGCTTTAGGGATATCCTTAAAATGGCGAGTTTCATGAAATATCTCCCCAATTCGTTCAACACCAAAAGTTTCTCCAATGTAGCGTACAACGCTTTGACCACCTTTATAGGCCATGTAGTAATTCAAATACTGGATCGGGGGTAAACCGCCGTTGATGGCAGCATCCCGAATGATCATATCCGCCCGGGAGTCCCAATCGAGTGATGAGTATTCAGCGTATCCTTCAGCCAGCCACAGGGGAATATTCACCCGCATTTTCCCCGAAACTATGGACTGTACATTCCCCCCAAAGATGAGATCATTGACCACAGCGTGGGTCAATTCATGATGGATCACATGTCTAAACTGCTCGTAGCTTCCCTCGAAAGGCAAGACCACTCTGTTCTTAAACAATTCTGTAAAACCACCAATACCTTCCTGCAAATATCCCAGGGTCACATTGGTTTGCTGGAAATCATTGTGTGAGTTGTAAACCAGAATAGAGACGCGTTTGCTCAAGCGCCAATCGAGCTGATAGGAAATTTGATCGTATGACTTTTCAGCCACATCCGCAGCATAATAAGCGATAGCTTCGCCCCCATCATAAAAATAGATATCAAAATGTGGGGTTTGAATATATGACCATTCCATGCCTCTGAACTGAACCTTGTTCTTACCGAATTTTGCCTCCACCGGGTTGAGCATGAAAGTCAGCAACAGGATGGTAGTGAATATGATCGTAGAAACTGTATTATTTTTTTTCATAGAGTATTATTAAGCCAGGAATTCCTTTTGGTTCCAATAATTCTGTGCAAGATAAGTCGTGGTATAAGACTTGTCAAACGCTGAGACCCAAGAAAACCAGTCTATTTGAAATGATTGGGTGATTATTTACTGTTGTTAAAAATTAGCATTCAACTTCAATGGTTCCTGATTAATTTGAACCCATGAAGCCAACTGCATATTTTTTATCAGATGCCCACCTGCGCATTCAGGTGGATGACTTGGAGCGTGAACGTCGGCGTGAACTTTTTCGCCTGATGGATCAAATAAAAGCCGAGCAAGCCACCCTGTTTATCGTAGGTGATTGGTTCGACTTTTACTTTGAATACGGGTCGGTGGTCACTCAGACCTACTACGATGTCTTTACAAAAATGCGGGAACTGGTCGAGGCTGGAATCACCATCCACTATTTTGGTGGTAACCATGATTATTGGCTTGGTGACTTCATGGCGACGGAGATTGGGGTTCAAATCCATCAACAGGAAACCCAGATCGAATTTGCCGGGAAAAAATTCTGCCTACTCCATGGTGATGGACTTGATCCAGAGGATAAGGCTTACCTGCGTTTGCAGCGAGTCATTCGTAACCCGTTATTTATATGGTGCTTCAAGTGGTTGATACATCCTAATATTGGCCACTGGCTCGCCAGAATGATCTCCAAACACAGTCACAAAAAGTACAAAACTGAATCAACTGAAGCCCTTCTGAACAATATTCGAAAGAATTATGCCTTTGCTGAGGATAGATTTGCCGGGGGTGTTGATTATTTGATCACGGGACACATCCATTACCCCAAACTGAAAACATTTGGTGAAAATGTCTTTTTAACTATTGGTGACTTCCTTAATTATTACTCTTATGGCTATTTTGATGGAGTGAATCTATCACTTAAGCAATGGCCAGTTAAGCAATTGGAACAAAGGGAATTACCTTGACTTCAAGCTGAATTTTCGATAAACTAATCTGATATTTTTCACGCGTTATTAATAGGAATTGACGGACTTCAACATGAAGCATTTATCTATACAATTACTGGTGATCCTGTTGATGGGCATCTTGCTCGGATCATT
This Candidatus Neomarinimicrobiota bacterium DNA region includes the following protein-coding sequences:
- a CDS encoding UDP-2,3-diacylglucosamine diphosphatase — protein: MKPTAYFLSDAHLRIQVDDLERERRRELFRLMDQIKAEQATLFIVGDWFDFYFEYGSVVTQTYYDVFTKMRELVEAGITIHYFGGNHDYWLGDFMATEIGVQIHQQETQIEFAGKKFCLLHGDGLDPEDKAYLRLQRVIRNPLFIWCFKWLIHPNIGHWLARMISKHSHKKYKTESTEALLNNIRKNYAFAEDRFAGGVDYLITGHIHYPKLKTFGENVFLTIGDFLNYYSYGYFDGVNLSLKQWPVKQLEQRELP